DNA from Pseudomonas putida:
CGGGCGATCCACTCGGCACGGGGATCGCGGCGGATGATGTCGCTCATCAGTGCACCTCCGCAGGTTCACGTTTGGCCGCTTGGGATTTGGCGCCGGCAGGGGCGTCGTCCTCGATCAGCACGTCGGCGACAAGCTCGGCGATGTCCTTGATCTGCGGACGGGGTTCGACCACGCCTTCGAGCATCGCGGTGCACTGTGGGCAACCCACGGCCACCAGCTCGGCCTCGGTCGTGCGGATGTCGTCCATGCGCATGTCAGGGATACGCTGCTTGCCCGGGATGTCGGTGATCGGCGCGCCACCGCCACCGCCACAGCAACGCGAGCGGAAGCCCGAACGTTCCATCTCGCGGACCTCGATGCCGAGGGCCTTGAGCACATCGCGCGGCGCCTCGTATTCACCGTTGTAGCGGCCCAGGTAGCACGGATCGTGATAGGTGACGCTGCCACCTTTGTGCTGGCCCAGGTTGAGCTTGTTGGCGGCGATGAGTTCGGCGATGTAGGTGCTGTGGTGCTGCACCTGGTATTCGCCACCCAGGGCGCCGTATTCGTTCTTCAGCACATGGAAACTGTGCGGGTCGCAGGTGACGATGCGCTGGAAGCGGTACTTGTTCAGCGTCTGGATGTTGCGCTTGGCCAGTTGCTGGAAGGTCGCCTCGTCGCCCAGACGGCGTGCCACGTCGCCACTGTCGCGCTCTTCCAGGCCGAGTACGGCGAAGTCCACGCCAGAGGCCTTGAGCACTTTGACGAACGCCCGCAGGGTGCGCTGGTTGCGCATGTCGAAGGCACCATCACCGACCCAGAACAGCACCTCGGTGCTCTTGACCTCGGACAACAGCTTGAGATTGAGGTCGGCGGCCCAGTTCATCCGCCCGCCTGGGTTGAAGCCGCCAGGGTTGTCGGTGGCGATCAGGTTGTCCAGCACCTCGGCGCCCTTGTTCGGGGTCGCGCCCTTTTCCAGGGTCAGGTGGCGACGCATATCGACGATGGCATCGACGTGCTCGATCATCATCGGGCATTCCTCGACGCAGGCGCGGCAAGTGGTGCACGACCACAGGGTCTCGGCGTCGACCAGGCCATTGACGATCGGCTGGTGCGGATGACCGCCATGCTCGCCGATCGGCTTGCCCGGATAAGGGCTGCCGGCGAACTGCGCATCGGTGCCACCGGCCAGGCCGATGACCATGTCCTGGATGAGCTTTTTCGGGTTCAACGGCTGGCCGGCAGCGAATGCCGGGCACATGGCTTCGCACTTGCCGCACTGCACGCAGGCATCGAAGCCGAGCAGTTGGTTCCAGGTGAAGTCCACTGGTTTTTCCACGCCTAACGGCGCGTTCGGGTCTTCCAGGTCCAGCGGCTTGAGGCCAGTGGAGCGACCACCGCCGAAGCGTTCGGCGCGGCGGTGCCAGGCCAGGTGCAGGGCACCGGCGAAGGCGTGCTTCATCGGGCCGCCCCAGGTCATGCCGAAGAACAGCTCCGACACGCCCCACAGCACGCCCACGCCCAGCACGGCGACCAGCAACCAGCCACCGGTACCTTCCGGCAGGATGCCAGCCACTGGCAGCGTGGCGATGAAGAAGCTCGCGGCGAACACCAGCAAGCTCTTGGGCAGGCGCATCCACGGCCCCTTGGACAGGCGCGAAGGTGGGTTCAGGCGACGCTTGAAGACGAACAGGGCGCCACAGAACATCAGCACCGTGGCGGCCAGCAAGGCATAGCCGAGGATCTTGCTCTGCAGGCCAAAGCCATGGACCAGGATCGCCAGCACGGCCGACAGCACGAAGCCGCCTGCGGTGGCCACGTGGGTCTTGGACATGTACTTGTCGCGCTCGACCACATGGTGCAGGTCCACCAGGTAACGCCGTGGCATGGCCAGCAGGCCACCGATCAGGTTGACCTTGGAAGGTCGACCACGCCGCCACATGCGCACCCGGCGCAGGGCGCCGAGCACCGCCAGGCCAAGGGCAGCGAACAGCAGGATGGGTAGAAGGGTGTTCAACATGGGAGGCTCCCACAACAGCTGGATTCTTGCGCCGCCCTGGAGGCTGGATCGGCCCCTTGTGGGAGCGGGTTTACCCGCGAATGCGTCAGATCAGACAACCCTGTTGCTTGTGCTGACGCTTTCGCGGGTAAACCCGCTCCCACAGGGTCCGCGCTCAGTGGCGACGACTGTTAACGATCAGAAGTCCTTGCACAGGCGCAAGGCGTCGTAGATCGCCGCGTGGACGTTACGCTGGGCCACGCAATCGCCGATGCGATACAGCAGGTAGCCCTCGCCCGGCTGGCTGAGGATCGGCTGCGGCTTGATAGCGAACAACGCCTCGATATCGATCTGGCCCTTGTTCCGCGAACCGTCCTTCAGTGCGTAGTACAGCTGCTCGTCAGGACGCACGCCGTTCTCCACCACCACCTGGTCGACCACGCGTTCTTCCTTGGCGCCGGTGTACTCGTTCTCCAGCACCGCTACCAGCTTGTCGCCTTCGCGGTAGACCTTTTCCAGCATCATGTCGCCGGTCATGATCACTTCTTTGGGGTACATGCTGCGGTAGTAGGTCGGGAAGGTGGTACCGCCCATCGCTACGCCCGGCTTGATGTCGTCGGTGACGATCTCGACCTGGCTGCCCTTGTCGGCAATGAAGTCGGCCACCGACATGCCGGTAAACTCGCAGATGGTGTCGTACACCAGCACGTTCTTGCCCGGCGCAACCTTGCCGTCGAGCACGTCCCAGCTGCTGACCACCAGTCCTTCGGCGGCGCCCCAGTGTTCGTTCTGCTCCAGGAACGAGTGCCCGCCCACGGCCAGCACGACCACGTCCGGACGCAGGTCCATGATGGTTTCGGCATCAGCGGCGGTGCCCAGGCGCAGGTCGACCTTCAGGCGCGCCAGCTCCAGCTGGTACCAGCGGGTGATGCCGGCGATCTGGTCGCGCTGCGGTGCCTTGGCGGCGATGGTGATCTGGCCGCCGATCTGGTCCTTCTTCTCGAACAGGGTCACATCGTGGCCACGCTCGGCGGCCACGCGTGCGGCCTCCATACCGGCAGGGCCAGCGCCGACCACCACCACCTTGCGCTTAGGCCCGGTGGTCTTTTCGATGATGTGCGGTACGCCCATGTATTCACGGGAGGTCGCGGCGTTCTGGATGCACA
Protein-coding regions in this window:
- the dgcB gene encoding dimethylglycine demethylation protein DgcB, with amino-acid sequence MLNTLLPILLFAALGLAVLGALRRVRMWRRGRPSKVNLIGGLLAMPRRYLVDLHHVVERDKYMSKTHVATAGGFVLSAVLAILVHGFGLQSKILGYALLAATVLMFCGALFVFKRRLNPPSRLSKGPWMRLPKSLLVFAASFFIATLPVAGILPEGTGGWLLVAVLGVGVLWGVSELFFGMTWGGPMKHAFAGALHLAWHRRAERFGGGRSTGLKPLDLEDPNAPLGVEKPVDFTWNQLLGFDACVQCGKCEAMCPAFAAGQPLNPKKLIQDMVIGLAGGTDAQFAGSPYPGKPIGEHGGHPHQPIVNGLVDAETLWSCTTCRACVEECPMMIEHVDAIVDMRRHLTLEKGATPNKGAEVLDNLIATDNPGGFNPGGRMNWAADLNLKLLSEVKSTEVLFWVGDGAFDMRNQRTLRAFVKVLKASGVDFAVLGLEERDSGDVARRLGDEATFQQLAKRNIQTLNKYRFQRIVTCDPHSFHVLKNEYGALGGEYQVQHHSTYIAELIAANKLNLGQHKGGSVTYHDPCYLGRYNGEYEAPRDVLKALGIEVREMERSGFRSRCCGGGGGAPITDIPGKQRIPDMRMDDIRTTEAELVAVGCPQCTAMLEGVVEPRPQIKDIAELVADVLIEDDAPAGAKSQAAKREPAEVH